One genomic segment of Natrononativus amylolyticus includes these proteins:
- a CDS encoding NAD(P)H-dependent oxidoreductase: protein MNVLVVLGHPRTDSLCGGLAEAYAAGARDAGLEVRALALGECEFDRDVHTECPSDQALEPDLAAAEREIEWADHLVFVYPNWWATMPALLKGFFDRLFRPGFAFSMYEDDEGAGHEKLLSGKTAELVVTMDMPPWVYRWIYRQPGTNAVKRGILGYAGVETTRTTEFGPVEDSTANERSEWLERAEELGRRLESGPKSDRQRVVDRATTWIGALRLQFYPMAWIAYTVGALAAAGSGVLTSAVYWLGFAFLFCLEAATVLSNEYADYETDRQNTFAGPFTGGSRVLVEGDLSFGDLRRGIGIGLGLAGAFGAGVLAAGAGSLPAMAAAMAILSVLALGYTLAPLKLAYRTLGELDVAVTHSIGVLLCGYLFLGGTWTDAEPWLLGLPFLLSILPAITLAGVPDYAADRAAGKKTLAVRFGVGGAAAVAAGTALLAAAVGSLWQFLGIVDAYGPAIYLGIPHALVLVWLLRTRLDLETPGRIDVLMVASLSYIVWFGVVPLVGLL, encoded by the coding sequence GTGAACGTACTGGTCGTCCTGGGTCATCCGCGAACGGACAGCCTCTGTGGCGGACTGGCCGAGGCGTACGCGGCGGGCGCCCGCGACGCCGGCCTCGAGGTTCGAGCGCTCGCCCTCGGCGAGTGCGAGTTCGACCGCGACGTCCACACCGAGTGTCCGAGCGACCAGGCCCTCGAGCCGGATCTCGCGGCGGCCGAACGCGAGATCGAGTGGGCCGACCACCTCGTCTTCGTCTACCCGAACTGGTGGGCGACGATGCCGGCGCTCCTCAAGGGGTTTTTCGACCGACTGTTCAGGCCCGGCTTCGCGTTCTCGATGTACGAAGACGACGAGGGGGCGGGCCACGAGAAGCTGCTGTCGGGGAAGACCGCCGAGCTGGTCGTGACGATGGACATGCCGCCGTGGGTGTACCGGTGGATCTACCGCCAGCCGGGCACCAACGCCGTCAAGCGCGGCATTCTGGGCTACGCGGGCGTCGAAACGACTCGGACCACGGAGTTCGGCCCCGTCGAGGACTCGACTGCGAACGAACGGAGCGAGTGGCTCGAACGGGCTGAAGAGCTGGGCCGACGCCTCGAGAGCGGCCCGAAGTCCGACCGACAGCGGGTGGTGGATCGAGCGACGACCTGGATCGGTGCCCTCCGCCTGCAGTTCTACCCGATGGCGTGGATCGCCTACACCGTCGGGGCGCTGGCCGCGGCCGGCTCTGGAGTGCTCACCTCGGCCGTCTACTGGCTCGGGTTCGCGTTCCTGTTCTGTCTCGAGGCCGCCACCGTGTTGAGCAACGAGTACGCCGACTACGAGACCGACCGGCAGAACACGTTCGCGGGACCGTTTACGGGCGGCTCTCGAGTGCTGGTCGAGGGAGACCTTTCGTTCGGGGACCTCAGGCGGGGAATCGGTATCGGGCTGGGGCTCGCGGGTGCGTTCGGGGCCGGTGTTCTCGCCGCCGGCGCCGGATCGTTGCCAGCCATGGCGGCCGCGATGGCGATACTCTCCGTGCTGGCGCTCGGCTACACGCTTGCGCCGCTGAAACTGGCCTACCGAACCCTCGGGGAGTTGGACGTGGCCGTCACCCACAGCATCGGCGTGTTGCTCTGTGGCTACCTCTTCCTCGGGGGGACGTGGACCGACGCGGAGCCGTGGCTGCTCGGTCTCCCGTTCTTGCTCTCGATTCTTCCCGCGATCACGCTGGCGGGCGTCCCGGACTACGCTGCCGACCGCGCCGCTGGCAAGAAGACGCTCGCGGTCCGGTTCGGCGTCGGCGGCGCGGCCGCGGTCGCCGCCGGGACCGCTCTGCTCGCCGCGGCCGTCGGGAGCCTCTGGCAGTTCCTGGGGATCGTCGACGCCTACGGGCCGGCGATCTACCTCGGAATCCCGCACGCGTTGGTGCTCGTCTGGCTGTTACGGACGCGACT